One window of Pelobates fuscus isolate aPelFus1 chromosome 9, aPelFus1.pri, whole genome shotgun sequence genomic DNA carries:
- the FOXA3 gene encoding hepatocyte nuclear factor 3-gamma codes for MRMEGQEMPEWTSYCTEPVEVYPTGTAMGSLAPLNSYMTLNTVGLPPPGSYQDSSSSTGNQGSGYQAYTCPSRPREGMKSYDRRTVGHSKPPYSYISLITMAIKQAPSKMLTLNEIYQWIMDLFPYYRQNQQRWQNSIRHSLSFNDCFVRVSRSPDRPGKGSFWAMHPNSGDMFENGCYLRRQKRFKLAAQEKTPARTGKETEGNKNPEKERREGEKQDLGACQASFMEDREGGRGMGGHFMGLDVDELVRDTRYDFSHPFSISSLMGVGEQDAMAYRIPETSGEGSAFYQGVYSRSLLNAS; via the exons ATGAGGATGGAGGGTCAGGAGATGCCAGAGTGGACATCATATTGTACGGAGCCTGTGGAG GTCTACCCTACAGGAACCGCCATGGGTTCTTTGGCACCCCTTAATTCCTACATGACCCTGAACACTGTCGGGCtgccaccccctggctcatatcAAGACTCCTCTTCTTCTACTGGCAACCAAGGATCAGGATATCAGGCCTACACATGTCCCAGCCGCCCTCGGGAGGGCATGAAAAGCTACGACAGAAGAACAGTAGGCCACTCCAAACCCCCCTACTCATACATCTCACTTATCACAATGGCTATCAAGCAAGCCCCTAGCAAGATGTTAACACTCAACGAGATCTACCAGTGGATCATGGACCTTTTCCCTTACTATCGTCAAAATCAACAGCGGTGGCAAAACTCAATTCGCCACTCTCTTTCCTTCAATGACTGTTTTGTCAGGGTATCCCGATCCCCCGATCGACCCGGCAAGGGATCGTTTTGGGCTATGCATCCAAATTCAGGAGACATGTTTGAGAACGGCTGCTACTTGAGGAGACAAAAACGGTTCAAACTGGCAGCGCAAGAAAAAACACCCGCACGGACAGGCAAGGAGACGGAGggaaacaaaaatccagaaaaggAGAGACGCGAAGGAGAGAAGCAGGATTTGGGAGCATGCCAAGCCTCTTTCATGGAAGACCGGGAGGGTGGAAGGGGGATGGGAGGTCATTTTATGGGGTTGGACGTTGATGAACTGGTGAGAGACACACGGTATGACTTTAGCCACCCATTCTCCATTAGCAGTCTAATGGGGGTCGGGGAGCAGGACGCAATGGCTTACAGGATCCCTGAAACCTCAGGTGAGGGTTCAGCTTTCTACCAGGGTGTCTATAGCAGATCCCTCCTGAATGCATCTTAG